The following proteins come from a genomic window of Alosa sapidissima isolate fAloSap1 chromosome 20, fAloSap1.pri, whole genome shotgun sequence:
- the pcdh19 gene encoding protocadherin-19, whose product MHVVKRRKTSTGTIHLKEMEFIHIFVFLLFCWTGADALFTRTYYVKEEQPAYTKIANLTQEFIDTKFAGANQSVSFRIISSSEPRWVEIDNMGVLKTKQKIDRDVVCRHNPKCVVTLELMSNTMAICVIKIEIEDLNDNAPRFPTDHIDIEISENADPGTRFPLEGASDPDSGSYGVQTYSITPNELFGLEIKTRGDGSKFAELVVEKPLDREVQSRYDYSITAEDGGDPPKSGRVKLNIKVIDSNDNNPVFDQAVYSVKVMENSPINTVVINLNATDPDEGTNGEVRYSFNSYVSDKTREAFKIDPKTGVITVNGPLDYETTTVYEIDVQAKDLGPNSIPAHCKVNVEVLDANDNVPVINLLPVSSEIEEVSENAGPEYVIALVRVLDKDSGLNGKVKCKLLGNVPFRLQEYETFSTILVAGKLDREERDRYNLTIQAEDSGNPSLKTTKSFAVKIKDENDNPPHFTKPHYQTMVMENNTPGKHLFTVTARDPDMGLNGSVTYSIVEKNVLDMSISSYVQVGPTTGEIYAQRSFDHEMTRSFEFNIMAKDQGQPSLSSTATVKIVVIDVNDNIPFITSPRLVNGTAEVSIPRNAGVGYLVTQVKADDYDEGENGRLTYSITEGDRPYFEIDEMNGEIRTTTTFSDRTKTTYEITVMTHDHGKPSLSASAYIVIYVSPDLNAQESIGTVNLSLIFIIALGSIAAILFVTMIFVAVKCKRDNKEIRTYNCRVAEYSYGNQKKSSKKKKLSKNDIRLVPRDVEETDKMNVVSCSSLTSPLNYFDYHQQTLPLGCRRSESTFLNVENQNSRNAAPNHGYHHTFTGQGPQQPDLIINGMPLPEVRLSLRPNQLRPITARAALVSEKPSYLGHLFAQAGCAGLEPEPVPAPPEVGGGREGTRRAGGRDCALSPRSPSSVMSCGACTRAWACPA is encoded by the exons TGAAGGAGATGGAATTTATACACATTTTcgtgtttttattgttttgctGGACTGGTGCCGACGCTCTGTTCACTAGGACATACTATGTGAAAGAGGAGCAGCCAGCATACACGAAAATAGCCAATCTTACCCAAGAGTTCATCGACACGAAGTTTGCCGGTGCAAATCAGTCCGTTTCCTTTCGCATTATCTCTAGCTCTGAGCCGAGATGGGTGGAAATCGACAACATGGGGGTTCTAAAAACCAAGCAGAAAATCGACCGAGACGTGGTTTGCCGCCATAACCCCAAATGCGTTGTAACGTTGGAACTGATGTCAAACACCATGGCTATATGTGTGATCAAAATCGAAATAGAGGACCTGAACGACAACGCGCCAAGATTCCCAACAGACCACATTGATATAGAAATCTCTGAAAACGCCGACCCGGGGACAAGATTTCCCCTAGAGGGGGCAAGTGATCCGGATTCGGGGAGCTATGGAGTTCAAACCTATAGCATCACCCCGAATGAGCTCTTCGGACTCGAGATTAAGACCAGGGGGGACGGTTCTAAGTTTGCAGAGCTTGTTGTCGAGAAGCCTTTAGACCGAGAGGTTCAGTCTAGATATGATTATTCCATTACTGCAGAGGACGGGGGAGACCCCCCAAAGTCTGGCAGGGTGAAACTAAACATCAAAGTAATAGACTCCAATGACAACAACCCCGTTTTTGATCAGGCTGTATATTCAGTGAAAGTGATGGAGAACTCTCCCATCAACACAGTTGTTATTAATCTTAACGCAACAGATCCAGATGAAGGCACAAATGGCGAGGTTAGGTACTCATTTAATAGCTACGTCAGTGACAAAACAAGAGAAGCTTTTAAAATTGACCCTAAAACGGGCGTCATCACTGTCAATGGGCCACTGGACTACGAAACGACGACAGTTTACGAAATCGACGTTCAAGCCAAAGATTTAGGCCCGAATTCTATACCTGCACACTGTAAAGTCAACGTAGAGGTCCTCGACGCAAACGATAATGTGCCAGTGATTAACCTCCTACCAGTGAGTAGTGAGATAGAGGAGGTGAGCGAGAACGCTGGGCCAGAGTATGTTATTGCTTTAGTGCGGGTTTTGGATAAAGACTCTGGTTTGAACGGAAAAGTCAAATGCAAGCTTCTAGGTAATGTGCCTTTCAGACTCCAGGAGTATGAGACCTTTTCAACCATCCTTGTTGCTGGCAAACTggacagagaggaaagagacagGTACAACCTGACAATTCAAGCTGAGGATAGTGGTAACCCCTCACTGAAAACAACGAAATCATTTGCTGTCAAAATCAAGGATGAAAATGACAATCCACCCCACTTTACCAAGCCGCATTACCAGACCATGGTTATGGAGAACAACACCCCTGGTAAACATTTATTCACGGTGACTGCGAGAGACCCTGACATGGGCTTAAATGGCTCTGTAACGTACTCCATTGTAGAAAAGAATGTTCTGGACATGTCCATCTCCTCATATGTCCAAGTAGGTCCCACCACAGGGGAGATTTACGCGCAGAGATCTTTTGACCACGAAATGACAAGGTCTTTCGAATTCAACATTATGGCCAAAGACCAGGGCCAGCCATCTCTTAGCAGTACAGCCACAGTAAAAATCGTTGTAATAGATGTCAATGACAATATTCCTTTCATCACGTCTCCCCGTCTGGTGAATGGCACCGCAGAGGTGTCTATCCCCAGAAACGCGGGAGTTGGCTACCTGGTTACCCAGGTGAAAGCCGACGATTACGACGAGGGGGAAAACGGTAGACTGACATACTCCATCACTGAGGGAGACAGGCCTTACTTTGAAATCGACGAGATGAACGGGGAGATTAGGACTACGACGACTTTTTCCGACAGAACCAAGACGACCTACGAGATCACGGTGATGACACACGACCACGGGAAGCCGTCTCTGTCCGCGTCTGCATACATCGTCATCTACGTTTCCCCGGACCTGAACGCACAGGAGTCTATTGGAACGGTCAACCTCTCCCTGATCTTTATCATCGCGCTGGGCTCCATTGCTGCCATCCTGTTTGTCACCATGATATTTGTGGCAGTCAAATGCAAACGGGATAATAAGGAGATCCGAACATACAACTGCAG GGTGGCGGAGTACTCCTACGGCAACCAGAAGAAGTCCAGCAAGAAGAAGAAGCTGAGCAAGAACGACATCCGCCTGGTGCCGCGCGACGTGGAGGAGACGGACAAGATGAACGTGGTGAGTTGCTCGTCTCTCACCTCCCCGCTCAACTACTTCGACTACCACCAGCAGACCCTGCCCTTGGGCTGCAGGCGCTCGGAGAGCACCTTCCTCAACGTGGAGAACCAGAACTCGCGCAATGCCGCGCCCAACCACGGCTATCACCACACCTTCACTGGCCAGGGCCCGCAGCAGCCCGACCTCATCATCAACGGCATGCCACTGCCAGAGGTGAGACTTTCGCTCCGTCCTAACCAACTCCGTCCTATAACAGCCAGGGCAGCTCTTGTGTCT GAAAAGCCCTCTTACCTGGGCCATTTATTTGCTCAGGCGGGGTGTGCTGGGCTGGAGCCGGAGCCGGTGCCGGCGCCGCCAGAGGTCGGCGGTGGCCGCGAGGGGACGCGGCGGGCGGGCGGCCGTGATTGTGCATTGTCCCCGCGCTCGCCGAGCAGTGTAATGAGCTGTGGCGCTTGCACTCGCGCCTGGGCCTGCCCGGCCTAA